DNA sequence from the Nicotiana tomentosiformis chromosome 3, ASM39032v3, whole genome shotgun sequence genome:
TGAGCTAAACTAAATTATATCCTATCTACAAACTCGAGAGGAGTCTCAATGAGTCCATTATCGTGATCAATTGAAGAAGACCGATTGTCAAGGGTTCTAGACCTATGAGTCCGATGGAAGACTATTAAATGTGTGTAGTCCTCTATTCTGGTAAATATCCAGAAAGAAAGTCCAATGGAAGACTATAAGCATTTTCAAAGAAGGCACTTCCTTTAAACTTGAGGAAGTACTAGAGGTCAAGATATCTCATCTGAAAATGCCTTTCCCTTGTGATTGATTTTAGTACTAGTGTGGTTCACTTCCCGCTTCCGTTGTGTCATTAGCATCAACATGATCTTTTCATAACTTAGTAATGTCATGATCTTCTACTTAGTGTCATGCTATAGGGTGACTGACGATGTGATTATTAGCACTTGGGATAATTGACTTTGTTGGCTTCAAGGGGAGGTGTtgtggtgtatgttatttgcggATGATATAGTTATAATTGACGAGACTCGAGGCGGTGTTGACGACAGAccggaggtttggagacagactcttgagtctaaaggtttcaagctgagcaggaccaagacggagtacttggagtgcaagttagTGAAGTTACCCAGGAAGCGGACATGGGTGTAAGGCTTGATACACAGGTCATCCCAAGGAGAAAAAGTTTTAAGTGCCTTGGATATGTAATACAAGTTAACCgggagattgatgaggatgtcacgcaccgtatcggagtaggatggatgaagtggaggctcgctttCGGTgccttgtgtgataagaatgtgccgctgAGACTTAAAGGTTAGTTCTACAAGGTAGTAGTTAGACGGACTATGATGTATGGAGCAGAGTGTTGGCCCGTCAAGAACTTTCATGTCCAGAAGATAAAAATAGCTGAGATGAGGATGTTAAGGTGGATGTGTGAGCATACCAggttagataagattaggaataaagcTATTCGGGATAAGATGGGAGTGGCCTtgtggaggataagatgcgggaggcgaggttgagatggttcgggcatgttagAGGAGAAGCACAGAAGCCCCAGTTAGAAGGTGCGAGAGGTTAGCCTAAGTGGGTATCAGGAGGCATAGAGGCAGGCCTAAGAAGTCTTGGCAGAGGTGATTAGGCGGGATATGGAGTGGATGGAGctgactgaggacatgaccctagatAGGAGGGTGTGAAGGCCGAAAATTAGGGTAGAAGACTAGTAGGTGGTCAGACGTTTCTCTGTCTTACTCAGTTAGCTTgcattagtgttagtatgatatcTTTTTATAGATTGCTATTACTATCTAGAGTTTAACTCCTTTCTTGGCTTCGatcttatttttatcttgttattcctgcttgttatcattacttttttcattcgttctccaaccgagggtctatcagaaacctCTCTGCCGgaaggggtaaggctgcgtacatcttaccttccccagaccccagtTGTGGGAAATTActtgattttttgttgttgttgttgttggcttCATTAGGTCGCGTTGACTTTGTTAGGTCAATGATTTTCTTGGCCAACAACTCGTCGAGAATTGTGGGATGTCAGAATTGCTAGTGAGTTAGTGGATTACatgataacaataataacaacccagtagaatcccactagtggggtctggagagggtagagtgtacgcaaaccttacccctactccggaGGGGTAGAGAGGCTACATGATATCAATAACTAGTAACAAAATCTACTTTAGCATAAATTTAAAAAGCAACATGTTGATTTCTACTTTTTGCCATCTGTAACTGCGTCTTTTAGTTGGAACGCTAAGAGGAAGATTCCTGCCTTTGTCCTTAGTTGGAGAGGTTTGTTATTCCCTTTTCTTTTGTTAGGGGAATTTGTTGATATTCTTTGTATTTTTAACCTCGCCTATTTCTCACTGCTAGTAGATATGGCCAGGGCAGTGAGCCGATTATGAAGTTTCTTTTGCTTTTGCTCAATACAggaaaaaaaattcttatttaaGTTTGCCAGAGTAGTGATTGCTTAAGTAGGTAATATTTAGGAATATCCAATCAAAGGTACTATATGGTGGAGTGAATGCTTCTTTTATGAGGAACATTTAAATTCCAACATTCAGATTGTAGTACTTTTGCTGAGCAATAATTGATACACgtaaaatcaaaaaatattgctCAATTCTTCTCTTTGCTGCAATTTTTTTAAGTGCAGGAACTTAATATTTCGTTCTATGCACTGTTCTTAAATTTCGTCTTGGCTATATCTTGAGATGGGAGTGAAACATGACTGTATATCTTTTTTTTGTATAAGGAAATGTGACCATATGTCATGTAGAAGCTACCAGTAAAACCTTGACTATCTAGATGTGTCTACATATGAAGCCTTTGCCTCATGATGTGATTGAAATTGACTTTTAATTGATGATTCATTGGTTAACAATAACGAGAAGAACTTTATCAAGAACAATGATGAGAACAGCTTTATCAGAAACAATGATGAGAACACTGGCTGTTAAAGTATTAAGTTGTTGGTATAattattctttttctttgttattttctGAATGATATACTGCTTTAGTTATGACTTTTAAGCGTTGGTAATGTTGCTTTAAAGAATTGTCTTCATTTCTTTTTGTCGATTTTTAGTTGTGTAGTAAGTAATTAATGTTTGTGTACAATACCCGAATAACTTCGATCTTTTAATTACCTATGTCTTGCATTCCATTTTTTGTTCTGTGCAGTATTACCTGACATCAGGGGGTTGCAAGTATGGAAAAGCTTGTAAATTCAATCATAGTAGGGAAAAGGGTTCCATCTCACCTATTGCGGAGTTCAACTTTCTTGGCCTGCCTATTCGACCAGTATTACTTCTTTCCACTGTTTTAGAAGTTTGTGAATCTGAGAATTTTTCTCTTGAGGGATCATATATGCTAATCTACATTTCAGGGGGAGAAGGAGTGCCCTTACTATATGCGTACTGGCTCTTGCAAGTATGGGTCCAACTGTAGGTTTCATCATCCTGATCCTACCACTGTGGCTGGAGCTGATCGTTCTTCTGGATATAACAACGGTGGAGCTGTTCCCGTACAAGCTTCCTCCCATCCAGCTGCATCTTCTTGGTCTTCGCCAAGAGCATTGAATGACACAGCTCCTTACGTACCAATGATGTACCCGCCAACCCAAGGCATTCCTTCTCCAAATACCGAATGGAATGGGTATCAGGTAGTCCATAACGAAGCTTAATATCTGTTGTATGTTATTTATGATGCGTGCTCTGTTTTGTAAGGTTTTCTGCTTTTTGGTATACTATTGGTATGCGGGTGCTTGTTGgcctttaataaaattttattaccTTGTCAAAAAATGATGTGTTCTGAAAATTGGAGTTATCAGGTCGCTAGTGCATCTTAGTCCTTTTGACCTCCTTTTGGAGTCATCTGAAGCAGGTACTTCAATCCATGCTAGTAATAATATGGTTTTAATGTCTACTTATGTAGATAGAGATGGAAATTTACCGGTATATTTTAGCCTTATCATGTGAGAACTATACTTGTTTAAGTTTATATGTCATGGCACTCATAGGAAGTTGCTGGTTATTGGGCAGTATGATAAATGCTAAATAAAATAGATAAGTATACAGTACATTCTTAACTTTTGGGGTCTTCCGTATTGTTTATTAAGCTCTATGGCTTTGACTGCTGACTTTGTAGCAAGACACCTTTACTGCCTGCACTTACTTGTTTCTATGTTTTTGCTGATTGAGGCCCCGGTCTATCCGACAGCAGAGAAGAGACTACCTACTCCTCCAGCATTTGCTATGAACAATCCAGCAACCAAGACCAATTATTATCCACGGCCTCTACAGCCACTGCTGGTTGAAGAATATCCTGAACGTCCCGGTCAACTTGATTGCAGTTACTTCATTAAAACTGGAGACTGTAAATACAAATTTAACTGCAAATTTCACCATCCAAAGTCTCGAGTACCAAAAGCAAACTCAAGTATTCTTAATGAGAAGGGCCTGCCGCTAAGACCTGTACGTTTTTCTTCTGTCTGGATCTTAAACTTATTTAATGTTTCTTCTTAGAATTTTTAGCTTTTGACATTTAGGTCAATAACTTGCTCTATAAGTGATTCAATTACCTCCTAGTTGAGCTGTATGCTGTCTCTTATTTGTATATTGTGCATTACTCATTGTATGCTGCTTATACTTTGGTTTCTCATAtgcttttttattttaaaaaaaaattataggaTCAAACTGTCTGCTCATTCTACAGCCGTTATGGGATATGCAAGTTTGGCCCTGCTTGTAAGTTTGATCATCCAGAAAATTATGTTGGATCTGCTTCATCTACCGAGTGTGGCTTTGATCAGCCTCAGCAATCACAGATATCTCTAGGATGGCAAGGACGGGAACTGGATGTGGATCACTGATACAGCAGTATTTATAAGTAATTTTGGGATCCAGTTTCATCTAGAGTTTAGAATTCAAACCATATGTCAATGGTTGATCTTTTGAGACTTGAAACTCCATCAACATGAGTAT
Encoded proteins:
- the LOC104106348 gene encoding zinc finger CCCH domain-containing protein 67 isoform X1: MEEAIEQQQFQNQNQSPKHTQEELGFESQTPQASLLPSDLNIENPNENQPNENDDEDEMAMQIICEELRDLVLNQALDKEREKEDLHHLDPEENGKINENEVENVEGNDEGWGDVGEYGDYHYDDENRSGSVNGNDNENDGEKENGYEGDSKEGGGFNANNRIKRKCSYPLRPDAQVCPYFMKTGVCKFGSNCKFNHPSRRKYQPLLSILQQGTKEKGKQREESQERPGQIECKYYLTSGGCKYGKACKFNHSREKGSISPIAEFNFLGLPIRPGEKECPYYMRTGSCKYGSNCRFHHPDPTTVAGADRSSGYNNGGAVPVQASSHPAASSWSSPRALNDTAPYVPMMYPPTQGIPSPNTEWNGYQAPVYPTAEKRLPTPPAFAMNNPATKTNYYPRPLQPLLVEEYPERPGQLDCSYFIKTGDCKYKFNCKFHHPKSRVPKANSSILNEKGLPLRPDQTVCSFYSRYGICKFGPACKFDHPENYVGSASSTECGFDQPQQSQISLGWQGRELDVDH
- the LOC104106348 gene encoding zinc finger CCCH domain-containing protein 67 isoform X2, whose product is MEEAIEQQQFQNQNQSPKHTQEELGFESQTPQASLLPSDLNIENPNENQPNENDDEDEMAMQIICEELRDLVLNQALDKEREKEDLHHLDPEENGKINENEVENVEGNDEGWGDVGEYGDYHYDDENRSGSVNGNDNENDGEKENGYEGDSKEGGGFNANNRIKRKCSYPLRPDAQVCPYFMKTGVCKFGSNCKFNHPSRRKYQQGTKEKGKQREESQERPGQIECKYYLTSGGCKYGKACKFNHSREKGSISPIAEFNFLGLPIRPGEKECPYYMRTGSCKYGSNCRFHHPDPTTVAGADRSSGYNNGGAVPVQASSHPAASSWSSPRALNDTAPYVPMMYPPTQGIPSPNTEWNGYQAPVYPTAEKRLPTPPAFAMNNPATKTNYYPRPLQPLLVEEYPERPGQLDCSYFIKTGDCKYKFNCKFHHPKSRVPKANSSILNEKGLPLRPDQTVCSFYSRYGICKFGPACKFDHPENYVGSASSTECGFDQPQQSQISLGWQGRELDVDH
- the LOC104106348 gene encoding zinc finger CCCH domain-containing protein 67 isoform X3 → MEEAIEQQQFQNQNQSPKHTQEELGFESQTPQASLLPSDLNIENPNENQPNENDDEDEMAMQIICEELRDLVLNQALDKEREKEDLHHLDPEENGKINENEVENVEGNDEGWGDVGEYGDYHYDDENRSGSVNGNDNENDGEKENGYEGDSKEGGGFNANNRIKRKCSYPLRPDAQVCPYFMKTGVCKFGSNCKFNHPSRRKYQGTKEKGKQREESQERPGQIECKYYLTSGGCKYGKACKFNHSREKGSISPIAEFNFLGLPIRPGEKECPYYMRTGSCKYGSNCRFHHPDPTTVAGADRSSGYNNGGAVPVQASSHPAASSWSSPRALNDTAPYVPMMYPPTQGIPSPNTEWNGYQAPVYPTAEKRLPTPPAFAMNNPATKTNYYPRPLQPLLVEEYPERPGQLDCSYFIKTGDCKYKFNCKFHHPKSRVPKANSSILNEKGLPLRPDQTVCSFYSRYGICKFGPACKFDHPENYVGSASSTECGFDQPQQSQISLGWQGRELDVDH
- the LOC104106348 gene encoding zinc finger CCCH domain-containing protein 43 isoform X4, whose translation is MEEAIEQQQFQNQNQSPKHTQEELGFESQTPQASLLPSDLNIENPNENQPNENDDEDEMAMQIICEELRDLVLNQALDKEREKEDLHHLDPEENGKINENEVENVEGNDEGWGDVGEYGDYHYDDENRSGSVNGNDNENDGEKENGYEGDSKEGGGFNANNRIKRKCSYPLRPDAQVCPYFMKTGVCKFGSNCKFNHPSRRKYQYYLTSGGCKYGKACKFNHSREKGSISPIAEFNFLGLPIRPGEKECPYYMRTGSCKYGSNCRFHHPDPTTVAGADRSSGYNNGGAVPVQASSHPAASSWSSPRALNDTAPYVPMMYPPTQGIPSPNTEWNGYQAPVYPTAEKRLPTPPAFAMNNPATKTNYYPRPLQPLLVEEYPERPGQLDCSYFIKTGDCKYKFNCKFHHPKSRVPKANSSILNEKGLPLRPDQTVCSFYSRYGICKFGPACKFDHPENYVGSASSTECGFDQPQQSQISLGWQGRELDVDH